A stretch of DNA from Noviherbaspirillum sedimenti:
GCATCGGCCAGGGCTACGATTGCCACGCCCTGGTCGAAGGCCGCAAGCTGATCATCGGCGGCGTCACGATTCCGCACAGGACCGGTTTGCTCGGGCATTCCGACGCCGACGTCCTGCTGCATGCCATCACCGACGCCATCCTCGGTGCGGCCGGCCTGGGCGATATCGGCCGGCATTTCCCGGATACCGATCCGAAATTTTCCGGCGCCGATTCGCGCGTGCTGCTACGCGAGGCTTGCCAGCGCGTGCGGTCGAGCGGCTACGTCATCGGCAACATCGACGCAACGATCATTGCCCAGGCGCCGAAAATGGCGCCGCACATCCCGCAAATGGTGTTGCATGTGGCCGAGGACCTGGGCGTGCTGCCGGCACAGGTGAACCTCAAGGCCAAGACCAATGAAAAGTTGGGCTATCTGGGCCGAGAAGAGGGGATTGCGGCGGAAGCGGTGGCATTGATTTACAGGGCGGCTTGAACGACAGGGCATAGTCATTCAGCTGTTGAACACCGACAGGAAACAGGAATTGCGATGAACTTCTGGGATCAAAAGTTTTCCGTGGATGGCTACAAGTACGGCACTGCGCCCAATGCATTCCTGGCCGCACAAGTCGCACGATTTCCGCCTGCTGCCGACATTCTGGTGCCGGGCGACGGCGAAGGGCGCAACGGCACCTGGCTGGCGCAGCAGGGGCACCGGGTAGTATCGATGGACGGTTCGGCGGTCGGCCTGGAAAAGGCCCGTGCGCTGGCAGACAGGCTGGGGGTAAAAATTCAAACGATACGCGGCGATCTCGCGAACTGGACGCCCGTGCCGGCAAGTGCCGATATTGTTGCGCTGACTTTCGTTCATCTGCCCCCAACGATCCGCCGGGATGCCTTGCGGCGTCTGGCAGCGGCATTGCGTCCGGGCGGCTGCTTTGTGCTGGAAGCGTTTCATCCCCGACAGATGGGCTACTCAAGCGGCGGGCCAAAGGAGGAGGAAATGCTTTATACGCTATCGATGCTGCGGGATGATCTCGGCGATTTGCTCACCGAAGTCGAAGCATGGGAGGGCGAGGTCGTCCTCGATGAAGGACCGGGGCATCAAGGCCCGGCTTATGTGACGCGCTGGGTCGGACAGCGTTCGGCGGCTGTTTAAAACAAGCAGCGCTCGGCGCATCGCGGCACTGGAAATCTTGCGCGATGGATAAAAATTGGCTATTTTGTATCGCGCATTGCAATTCTCTTATTATTTTAGAGCTTCAATTATTTCATTGGATTTGAGCCGCTAAAGAGGACGGTGACTCTTTGCCGGAAGTTTTGACGTTTTTCATCGTTAATTAGTGCTGTATTTTTGTACAGTCTATCGTCAGAGCCCCGATGAATACGGCGTTTGCGCAAATATGCTGTCCCGGGTTAGGTGGCGCCTGGCCAGATTAGGCGGACGCCGGATTCCGGCGCAATTAATTTCGTGACGTTTTTCGCGTTTAATTAGAGCTGTGTTTTTATGCAGTCCATCGTCAAAAGCCGGTGGATACAGCGTTTCCGCGAGATTGGCAGCCGGGGTTAGGTGGCAGGTCGCCAGAAAAAACGGACACTGGTGTCCGCCTAATTAAAGTTGAACTAAACCGCTGCGCGGTGGAAAGAAGCGCGACGAGCAGCAGGTATTGAAGCAATTCGTTTCCTACGCTGTAACGGGGGATTTCCCCGGCACAGAGAAGGAAACGATCATGAGCCCACTCCGCAAGCAGATGCAGGCCGACATGGTGCTGCGTGGCCTGGCGGCACGTACCCAGGAAGCCTACATTGCCGCGATTGCCGGCCTTGCCGGCTATTACAACCGTTCTCCCGAACAACTGTCGCAGGAAGATGTCCAGCAGTACCTGCTGCATTTGATCGAGGCGCGCAAGCTGAGCTGGTCGACGACCAACCAGGCCGCCTGCGCGCTGCGCTTCCTGTTTCACATCACGCTCAAGCAGCCCGCCGCTGAATTTACGATTCCCAACCGCAAGGCGCCGGCCAGACTGCCCGAGATCCTCTCGCGCGACGAAGTCCATCGCATCCTCAACGCCTGCAGCAACCTGCGGCATCGGGCCTTGCTGATGACGACCTATGCGGCCGGCTTGCGCGTGACGGAAACCTGCCGGCTGAAGGTTGGCGACATCGACAGCGAGCGCATGATGCTGCGTGTGGCCAACGGCAAGGGGGGCAAGGATCGCTATACGCTGTTGTCAGCCGCGCTGCTGGACACCTTGCGACAGTACTGGCGGACCCGGCCTTCGCAGGACTGGCTGTTCCCCCGCACGGACGGCCGTCAGCCCATCGGCATTTCGCAA
This window harbors:
- a CDS encoding class I SAM-dependent methyltransferase, whose translation is MNFWDQKFSVDGYKYGTAPNAFLAAQVARFPPAADILVPGDGEGRNGTWLAQQGHRVVSMDGSAVGLEKARALADRLGVKIQTIRGDLANWTPVPASADIVALTFVHLPPTIRRDALRRLAAALRPGGCFVLEAFHPRQMGYSSGGPKEEEMLYTLSMLRDDLGDLLTEVEAWEGEVVLDEGPGHQGPAYVTRWVGQRSAAV
- a CDS encoding tyrosine-type recombinase/integrase, producing the protein MSPLRKQMQADMVLRGLAARTQEAYIAAIAGLAGYYNRSPEQLSQEDVQQYLLHLIEARKLSWSTTNQAACALRFLFHITLKQPAAEFTIPNRKAPARLPEILSRDEVHRILNACSNLRHRALLMTTYAAGLRVTETCRLKVGDIDSERMMLRVANGKGGKDRYTLLSAALLDTLRQYWRTRPSQDWLFPRTDGRQPIGISQVQKMYYAAKRRAHVTKAGGIHGLRHAFATHLLEAGVDIHTIGRLMGHDKITTTARYLHLQGQVARTDSPLDLLSSLLSKR
- the ispF gene encoding 2-C-methyl-D-erythritol 2,4-cyclodiphosphate synthase, whose protein sequence is MNSPQNLPPVPHTPPVLPFRIGQGYDCHALVEGRKLIIGGVTIPHRTGLLGHSDADVLLHAITDAILGAAGLGDIGRHFPDTDPKFSGADSRVLLREACQRVRSSGYVIGNIDATIIAQAPKMAPHIPQMVLHVAEDLGVLPAQVNLKAKTNEKLGYLGREEGIAAEAVALIYRAA